Genomic DNA from Frondihabitans sp. PAMC 28766:
GATGAACGAGTCGGCCGTGATGCCGATCGCCACGATCAGACCGGCCACGCCCGCCAGGGACAGCCGGTAGCCGTCGTGCCAGGAGAGGAAGTCGATCGTGAGGTAGGTGATCGCGCCCGAGATCGCCAGCGACAGGATCGTGACGAAGGCGAGGGCGCGGTACTGGATGATCGAGTAGATCACGACCAGGATCAGGCCGATGAGGCCGGCGATCAGTCCCGCCAGGAGCGACGTCGAGCCGAGCGTCGCCGAGATGACCTCGTTGCTCTGCACGGTGAAGCTGATCGGCAGGGCGCCGAACTTGAGCTGATCGGCGAGCGTCTTCGAGCTGACGGCGTCGAACGAGCCGGTGATCTGCGCCTTGCCGTCGGTGATCGCCGAGTTGGTGGTCGGTGCCGTGATGACATCGCCGTCGAGGACGATGGCGAACTCGTTGCGGGGGGCGGTCAGCGAGACCAGGCGGCTCGTGACGGCCTCGAAGTCTTTCGAGCCGGTGCCGTTGAAGGTGATGTTGACGGCGTACTGGCCGGTGCTGTTGCCCTGCGAGTTGGTGGCGATGCCGCTCGTCGCGTCGCTGATGGTCGAGCCCTGCACCTCGACGGGGCCGAGGATGTACTTCGCCGTGCCGTCGGTCGAGCAGGTGACCAGGGGCTTCGAGTCGGAGGAGTTCGAGACGTCGTTCGGGGCGTCGCAGTTGTACTTCGTGTAGGTGTCGGCGAGGGCCTGCGAGATGTAGCTGAGGTCGCTGCCGTTCGTCGGCTTGGCCGTGTAGGTGTTCGGCACCGTGGCGGGCGGCGAGTACGGCGTCGGGCTCGACGTGACCTTGCCTGCCTTGTCTTTGCCGACGGCGGTGTTGGTCGAGGCGCCGGTGTAGAGCACCGGGCGGAAGGTCAGGCGGGCGGCCGACTCGATGCGCTTCAGAGTGGCGGCGTCGGGCTTGCCCGGAATCGACACGACGATGTTGTTCTTGCCCTGTGTGTTGATCTCCGCCTCGGACACGCCGCCGGCGTCGATGCGCTGGCGGATGATCGTCACGGCCTGGTTGAGCTGGTCGGACGACACCGTCTTCCCGCTCTGGAGCTGGGCCTGCAGAGTGATCTGCGTTCCGCCCTGGAGGTCGAGGGCCAGCTGGGGTACGAAGCTGGCGTCGCTCCACCAGCCTGTCGTGCTGTTGGTCGCCTTGTGCAGGATCGTCGCGGCGCCATTGAGAGCCGCGATGGCGGCGATGATGATCAGGAGCCAGGTCAGGGAACGAAGGGCCTTCTTCGCGGGCGTCGATCGTGCCACGGAGGAACTCAGCTTTCTCAGGCGGTGAGCGCGCCGGAGCGCTGCCTCACCGGGTGGGGATCCGGCCGGTCGGCCGGATCGCGTGACAGTGTCAGTTGGTGTGCGTGTCGCTGTCGCGGGCGGTCGTGTTGGTCTGGATGCGCTCACCGAAGTCGGGCTCGGCCGACGGGATGGCGTGGTCTTCGTTCAGCGAATAGGACGAGGCCGACTCGGTGCCGGTGGTCGAGGCTGTGGCGGTGGTCACATCGGTGGTGTCGGCGACGGGCTCGACGACACGGCCGAGGGTCTGACGGTGCACCTTGATGACGGTGCCGGGGGCGATCTCGACGTCG
This window encodes:
- the yajC gene encoding preprotein translocase subunit YajC gives rise to the protein MGSYGEYIILLILVVLIVVMFRNSRKKKRDQAELQLKMQPGSEIMLTFGLYGTLVSLDEENNVADVEIAPGTVIKVHRQTLGRVVEPVADTTDVTTATASTTGTESASSYSLNEDHAIPSAEPDFGERIQTNTTARDSDTHTN
- the secD gene encoding protein translocase subunit SecD, with the translated sequence MARSTPAKKALRSLTWLLIIIAAIAALNGAATILHKATNSTTGWWSDASFVPQLALDLQGGTQITLQAQLQSGKTVSSDQLNQAVTIIRQRIDAGGVSEAEINTQGKNNIVVSIPGKPDAATLKRIESAARLTFRPVLYTGASTNTAVGKDKAGKVTSSPTPYSPPATVPNTYTAKPTNGSDLSYISQALADTYTKYNCDAPNDVSNSSDSKPLVTCSTDGTAKYILGPVEVQGSTISDATSGIATNSQGNSTGQYAVNITFNGTGSKDFEAVTSRLVSLTAPRNEFAIVLDGDVITAPTTNSAITDGKAQITGSFDAVSSKTLADQLKFGALPISFTVQSNEVISATLGSTSLLAGLIAGLIGLILVVIYSIIQYRALAFVTILSLAISGAITYLTIDFLSWHDGYRLSLAGVAGLIVAIGITADSFIVYFERIRDELRDGRILESAVEAGWTRAIRTILASDSVNFLAAATLYILAIGSVKGFALTLLLTTLIDVVVVALFTHPMLRLLARTRFFGGGHKFSGLDPDALGAVYRGRAQFREPVVAGRKRAGGKEAVKRQTIAERRAAEAAAAKNGGLPPADSTTSTDTTAGTGESRTDSKPGKDA